A DNA window from Setaria viridis chromosome 2, Setaria_viridis_v4.0, whole genome shotgun sequence contains the following coding sequences:
- the LOC117842044 gene encoding uncharacterized protein: protein MVRGPAMAPAAGPGTVSAAAAAAAAAAEEMRWRQLDSGVSAVSFGFVATAILVSMFLAMAILEHFLRPPAHAAGHGAAPPPRGILRRLRLLLGRGGGRGAAPGADLEAARKLEGHAPLEIPVYPKGVSVLMPGQDVPTFIAHPAPAPCPPERIQWPSHQPPPFAGSSSNPS, encoded by the exons ATGGTACGCGGGCCGGCGATggccccggcggcggggcccgggACGGTGTCcgcggctgccgccgcggcggcggcggcagcggaggagaTGCGGTGGCGGCAGCTGGACAGCGGCGTGAGCGCGGTGTCGTTCGGGTTCGTGGCCACAGCCATCCTCGTCTCCATGTTCCTCGCCATGGCCATCCTCGAGCACTTCCTCCGGCCCCCCGCCCACGCGGCCGGGCACggggccgccccgccgccccgtgggatcctccgccgcctccgcctcctcctcggccgtggcggcgggcgcggcgccgcccccggcgcgGATCTCGAGGCGGCGAGGAAGCTCGAAGGCCACGCGCCCCTCGAG ATACCTGTCTACCCCAAAGGCGTCTCGGTTCTGATGCCAGGGCAAGACGTGCCAACGTTCATCGCGCATCCTGCCCCAGCACCCTGTCCCCCGGAGAGGATCCAATGGCCATCGCACCAGCCCCCTCCTTTTGCCGGTTCCTCATCAAACCCTAGCTAG